A segment of the uncultured Fibrobacter sp. genome:
ACAAGCTCCATTTCGAAACTCTCCAGGTTCACGTTGGCCAGGAACATGCAGATCCCACAACCGATTCTCGCGCAGTTCCCATCTACCAGACCACTTCCTACGTGTTCCATAGCGCTCAGCATGCCGCTGACCGTTTCGCCCTGAAGGACGCCGGTAACGTCTATGGCCGTATCAACAACTCTACGCAGGGCGTGCTCGAAGAACGTATCGCTGCCCTCGAAGGTGGTGTTGCCGCTCTCGCCGTCGCTTCCGGTGCAGCAGCCATTACCTACGCCATCACGGCTCTCGCCCGCAAGGGTGACCACGTGGTTGCTCAGCGCACTGTTTACGGCGGTACTTTCAACTTGCTGCAGCACACGCTCCGCGACTTCGGTATCGAAACGACTTTCGTTGACACCCACGACCTCAAGAGTGTCGAAGCTGCTGTCAAGAGCAACACGAAGCTCATCTTTATCGAAACGCTCGGCAACCCGCATTCCGACATCCCGGATATCGAAGCAATTTCCGAAATCGCCCACAAGAACAAGATTCCTCTGGTGATCGACAATACCTTCGGTACTCCGTATCTGATTCGTCCGCTTGAACACGGTGCCGACATTGTGGTGCATTCCGCTACCAAGTTCATCGGTGGCCACGGCACGACTCTCGGCGGCATCATCGTGGACGGCGGCAAGTTCGACTGGGCTGCATCCGGCAAGTTCCCGCAGTTCACCGAAGTGAACCCGAGCTACGGAATTCCTTTCACCGCGACGGGCGCCGCTGCTTACGTGATCTACGTTCGCACGATTCTCCTCCGCGACGAAGGTGCTGCAATTTCTCCGTTCAACGCATTCCTCCTGTTGCAGGGTGTCGAAACGCTTTCTCTCCGCCTGGATCGCCATGTGGAAAACACCAAGAAGGTTATCGAGTTCCTCACCAAGCATCCGAAGGTTACCCGCGTGAGCCATCCGAGCCTCCCGAACCATCCGGACCACGAACTTTACAAGAAGTACTTCCCGAATGGCGGCGGTTCCATTTTCACCTTCGACATCAAGGGCGGTCAGGAAGAAGCCTTCAAGTTCATCGATAGCCTGAAGATCTTCAGCCTGCTTGCCAACGTTGCCGACGTGAAGAGCCTCGTGATTCACCCGTACACCACCACGCACGCCGAACTTTCTCCGGAAGAATTGGCCGCAGCCGAAATTACCCCGGCAACGATCCGCGTGTCTATCGGTACGGAACACTAC
Coding sequences within it:
- a CDS encoding O-acetylhomoserine aminocarboxypropyltransferase/cysteine synthase family protein, which codes for MTTQNKLHFETLQVHVGQEHADPTTDSRAVPIYQTTSYVFHSAQHAADRFALKDAGNVYGRINNSTQGVLEERIAALEGGVAALAVASGAAAITYAITALARKGDHVVAQRTVYGGTFNLLQHTLRDFGIETTFVDTHDLKSVEAAVKSNTKLIFIETLGNPHSDIPDIEAISEIAHKNKIPLVIDNTFGTPYLIRPLEHGADIVVHSATKFIGGHGTTLGGIIVDGGKFDWAASGKFPQFTEVNPSYGIPFTATGAAAYVIYVRTILLRDEGAAISPFNAFLLLQGVETLSLRLDRHVENTKKVIEFLTKHPKVTRVSHPSLPNHPDHELYKKYFPNGGGSIFTFDIKGGQEEAFKFIDSLKIFSLLANVADVKSLVIHPYTTTHAELSPEELAAAEITPATIRVSIGTEHYEDIIADLENGFAAI